A window from Malacoplasma iowae encodes these proteins:
- a CDS encoding CTP synthase, producing the protein MELLNSNTKILVVTGGVFSSLGKGVACSSIGALLKHIGFNVLNMKFDPYLNIDAGTMSPYQHGEVFVTWDGKETDLDIGNYERFLNTNLPSGSNITSGKIYSDVLMSERDGKYLGKTIQVIPHITNEINASIIAMANNYKPDFLVVEVGGTVGDIESIPFLEACRQLKAKYDNQVLILHTVPIIEMLTSKEEKTKPLQHSVKELMSLGITPNLLLIRSKNQVSEHNKEKISLTCGINVNNIFTLPNQDNIYFLPEYLLEQNLHNVILNKLGMNSINVGDLGEWTNFTMKIKSKKNYKCKIAVIGKYTDVSDAYSSIVSSLEIAAYYANSEIKIDLINSENINSENVESLKNYDGILIPGGFGNRGIEGKVLSIKYARENNIALFGICLGMQLACIEFARNVLNLHDANSYEMDESTENPIFLILEGKYKDKNLGGTLRLGNYDCHIVENTRAYESYQKENVIERHRHRYEFNNDYRNLFEEHGMVFSGINLENNLVEIIELSNHKFFIGTQFHPEFTTKTLSPNPLFLSFINASKHSKTNE; encoded by the coding sequence ATGGAATTATTAAATAGCAATACAAAAATTCTTGTAGTTACAGGGGGTGTATTTTCATCGCTTGGGAAAGGTGTTGCTTGTAGTAGCATTGGAGCGCTTTTAAAACATATAGGTTTCAATGTGTTAAATATGAAGTTTGATCCCTATTTAAATATTGATGCTGGGACTATGTCACCATATCAACATGGAGAAGTTTTTGTAACATGAGATGGAAAAGAAACAGATCTTGATATTGGTAATTATGAAAGATTTTTAAATACTAACCTTCCAAGTGGTTCAAACATAACTTCTGGAAAAATTTATTCTGATGTTTTAATGAGCGAAAGAGATGGTAAATATCTTGGAAAAACTATTCAAGTTATTCCACATATCACTAATGAAATTAATGCATCAATTATAGCGATGGCTAATAACTATAAACCAGATTTTTTAGTAGTTGAAGTTGGTGGTACTGTTGGAGACATTGAATCAATTCCTTTCTTAGAAGCTTGCAGACAGCTTAAAGCAAAATATGATAATCAAGTATTAATTTTACATACAGTACCAATCATTGAAATGCTTACTTCAAAAGAAGAAAAAACTAAACCTTTACAACACTCTGTTAAAGAATTAATGAGTTTAGGAATAACACCAAATCTATTATTAATTAGAAGTAAAAATCAAGTTAGCGAACATAACAAAGAAAAAATTAGTCTAACTTGTGGTATTAATGTTAATAATATCTTTACTCTTCCAAACCAAGATAATATATATTTTTTACCAGAATATTTATTAGAACAAAACCTTCATAATGTTATATTAAATAAACTAGGCATGAATTCTATTAATGTTGGTGATCTTGGTGAGTGAACTAATTTCACTATGAAAATTAAAAGTAAGAAAAATTACAAATGTAAAATAGCTGTTATAGGTAAATATACTGATGTAAGTGATGCTTATTCATCTATTGTAAGTAGTTTAGAAATTGCAGCATACTATGCAAATAGTGAAATTAAAATTGATTTAATTAATTCAGAAAATATAAATAGTGAAAATGTTGAATCTTTAAAAAACTATGATGGAATTTTAATTCCAGGAGGTTTTGGTAATAGGGGTATTGAAGGTAAAGTGTTATCAATTAAATATGCAAGAGAAAACAATATTGCACTATTTGGAATTTGTTTAGGAATGCAACTTGCTTGTATTGAATTTGCAAGAAATGTTTTAAACTTACATGATGCAAATAGTTATGAAATGGATGAAAGTACTGAAAATCCAATATTTTTAATTCTTGAAGGAAAATATAAAGATAAAAATCTTGGTGGTACTTTGAGACTTGGAAATTATGATTGTCATATTGTTGAAAATACAAGAGCATATGAAAGTTATCAAAAAGAAAATGTTATTGAAAGACATAGACATAGATATGAATTCAATAATGATTATAGAAATCTATTTGAAGAACATGGTATGGTCTTTAGTGGAATCAACTTAGAAAATAATTTAGTAGAAATAATTGAATTATCAAACCATAAATTTTTTATCGGAACACAATTTCATCCTGAATTTACAACTAAAACATTATCACCAAATCCGCTATTTTTAAGTTTTATAAATGCTAGCAAGCATTCTAAAACTAATGAATAA
- a CDS encoding VWA domain-containing protein, with protein MELNLKDMIVDLLTNSETTVNKLYEFVNGSGSKPNRKEFETFRKDLINSVKKKKENALELFPIIKYFESKRLTEEDLQNDETLFTVPSEERIAIASPIEILQDVPEKQDYDMHFMWDNIDIEERESLVYKAFNNYFEIIKDDENIRKAIQSWGTFVERNLFITQTERDLFLEDIPQEVFSLHQSDNLSGLLPTEIAQLDDPDLELVFYKNFVEKKLLSYQLWGIEREIIEEIDIFEKDIKDRGPLVLCVDTSGSMRGLKEIFSKAIAMVIVNILEELKVNVILLTFSTKARSVDLSDSKNKLKSTRDVFKKSFYGGSDISVAIDEIYKVLGNKKHRKANILIISDFLFKNPNRETLEKIKKLKERDHHFHSLKINNQDNKSTLETMFTTNWAYKYNFNGLNIDEDEEEIINDIAEANVASKNNLESIKAFGFIKKIKDWDFVAKSDEELKQEEQNVDQPTDNPAPLDI; from the coding sequence ATGGAATTAAATTTAAAAGATATGATAGTAGACTTATTAACTAATAGTGAAACAACAGTTAATAAGTTATATGAATTTGTAAATGGTAGCGGTAGTAAACCAAATCGTAAAGAGTTTGAAACATTCAGAAAAGATCTAATTAATTCAGTAAAAAAGAAAAAAGAAAATGCATTAGAACTTTTTCCAATAATTAAATATTTTGAATCTAAAAGATTAACAGAAGAAGACTTACAAAATGATGAAACTTTATTTACAGTTCCATCAGAAGAAAGAATTGCAATTGCATCTCCAATTGAAATATTACAAGATGTTCCAGAAAAGCAAGATTATGACATGCATTTTATGTGGGACAACATTGATATTGAAGAAAGAGAATCTTTAGTTTATAAAGCATTTAATAATTACTTTGAAATTATTAAAGATGATGAAAACATAAGAAAAGCAATTCAATCTTGAGGTACTTTTGTTGAAAGAAATTTATTTATAACACAAACAGAACGTGATTTATTTTTAGAAGATATTCCACAAGAAGTTTTCTCATTACATCAAAGTGATAACCTAAGTGGATTATTACCAACAGAAATTGCACAACTTGATGATCCAGATTTGGAATTAGTTTTCTATAAAAACTTTGTAGAAAAGAAACTACTTTCATATCAACTATGAGGGATTGAAAGAGAAATTATTGAAGAAATTGATATCTTTGAAAAAGATATCAAAGATAGAGGTCCACTTGTTTTATGTGTTGATACAAGTGGTTCTATGAGAGGATTAAAAGAAATTTTCTCTAAAGCTATTGCTATGGTAATAGTTAATATTTTAGAAGAATTAAAGGTTAATGTTATTTTATTAACATTTTCAACAAAAGCTAGATCAGTTGATCTTTCAGATTCAAAAAATAAACTTAAATCAACAAGAGATGTATTTAAAAAATCTTTTTATGGTGGTAGTGACATCTCAGTTGCAATTGATGAAATATATAAAGTATTGGGAAACAAAAAACACAGAAAGGCAAATATATTAATTATTTCAGATTTCTTGTTTAAAAACCCAAATAGAGAAACTCTTGAAAAAATTAAAAAACTTAAAGAAAGAGATCATCATTTCCATTCTTTAAAAATCAATAATCAAGATAATAAATCAACATTGGAAACTATGTTTACAACAAATTGAGCTTATAAATATAATTTCAATGGTTTAAATATTGATGAAGATGAAGAAGAAATAATTAATGATATTGCTGAAGCAAATGTTGCAAGCAAAAATAATCTAGAATCAATTAAAGCATTTGGTTTCATTAAGAAAATTAAGGATTGGGATTTTGTTGCTAAGTCTGATGAAGAACTTAAACAAGAAGAACAAAATGTTGACCAACCAACAGATAATCCAGCTCCATTGGATATTTAA
- a CDS encoding AAA family ATPase: MENNKNLSMNSELYEKVKQEAEWIRNAAKNVVNKIAADLVEREEILKLSFLCALAGESIFMLGPPGIAKSLVSRKVESIFKKASSFEVLMNRYSTPDEIFGPIDITELKQGKYVRKIDGYLPDCNIGFLDEIWKASSSIQNALLMIINEKIFINDGKPTRVPLALLIAASNELPERNKGLEALWDRFIIRVDMKPIQNEEKFIELFTNTANLLDKQNITDDEKFDLSLVQKIAKNAEYVEIPKNIRAFISLLRKKIVEFNKKELERNPEANDFDLIYVSDRKWKKIGNLLRVAAFINGRLYVDITDCFILENVIWNNPTQIPEIKKMINDCASSIEYGIDGRYSYAVESFNKIRETIIDNIAIHEVKTDVIIKSYRNKDDVYYYFMDADKNKFFFKKEDIDNIPKNENFEVMDWMLNYCTADEFKTSVAPSRKALLKYDGTNFYLYKDNDENGEKIKIYTNFEEKEVDHYRLIRPTVEFIKDIKNTATALINRINSDVKTLKTLRNKKFADMKASNLFVENKSLGFLQEAINNSILVLEDIVDKIKDMFVYVKLINYGFTTKDKQKILPALDLQ; encoded by the coding sequence ATGGAAAACAATAAAAATTTAAGTATGAATTCAGAATTATACGAAAAAGTTAAACAAGAAGCAGAATGAATTAGAAACGCAGCAAAAAATGTTGTTAATAAAATTGCAGCAGATTTAGTTGAAAGAGAAGAAATTCTAAAACTTTCATTTTTATGTGCACTAGCTGGTGAGTCTATTTTTATGTTAGGTCCTCCAGGTATTGCTAAATCATTAGTGTCAAGAAAAGTTGAAAGTATTTTTAAAAAAGCAAGTTCATTTGAAGTATTGATGAATAGATATTCAACTCCTGATGAAATTTTTGGTCCAATTGATATTACAGAACTTAAACAAGGTAAATATGTTAGAAAAATCGATGGATACTTACCAGACTGTAATATTGGGTTCTTAGATGAAATTTGAAAAGCAAGTTCATCTATTCAAAACGCACTATTGATGATTATTAACGAAAAAATTTTCATCAATGATGGTAAACCTACAAGAGTTCCATTAGCATTATTAATTGCAGCTTCAAACGAGTTACCTGAAAGAAATAAAGGTCTTGAAGCCTTATGAGACCGTTTCATTATTAGAGTTGATATGAAACCAATTCAAAATGAAGAAAAATTTATTGAACTATTCACTAACACAGCTAACTTACTTGATAAACAAAACATTACAGATGATGAAAAATTTGATCTAAGTCTTGTTCAAAAAATTGCTAAGAATGCTGAATATGTTGAAATACCAAAAAACATTAGAGCTTTCATTTCTTTACTAAGAAAGAAAATTGTTGAGTTCAATAAAAAAGAATTAGAAAGAAATCCAGAAGCTAATGACTTTGACTTAATTTATGTTTCTGACCGTAAATGAAAAAAAATTGGTAATCTTTTAAGAGTTGCTGCATTTATTAACGGTAGATTATATGTTGATATCACTGATTGTTTTATTTTAGAAAATGTTATTTGAAATAACCCAACTCAAATTCCAGAAATTAAGAAAATGATCAATGATTGTGCTTCAAGTATTGAATATGGTATTGATGGAAGATATTCTTATGCTGTAGAATCTTTCAACAAAATTAGAGAAACAATAATTGATAATATTGCTATTCATGAAGTTAAAACAGATGTAATCATTAAATCATATAGAAACAAAGATGATGTTTACTATTATTTTATGGATGCAGATAAAAACAAATTCTTCTTTAAAAAAGAAGATATTGATAACATTCCTAAAAACGAAAACTTTGAAGTTATGGATTGAATGTTAAATTATTGTACAGCTGATGAATTTAAAACTAGTGTAGCCCCATCAAGAAAAGCATTATTAAAATATGATGGTACAAACTTCTATTTATATAAAGATAATGATGAAAATGGTGAAAAAATAAAAATTTACACTAACTTTGAAGAAAAAGAAGTTGATCATTACAGATTGATTAGACCTACAGTTGAATTCATTAAAGATATCAAAAATACTGCAACAGCTTTAATTAATAGAATTAATAGTGATGTTAAAACATTAAAAACATTAAGAAACAAAAAATTTGCTGATATGAAAGCATCTAACCTATTTGTTGAAAACAAAAGTTTAGGATTCTTACAAGAAGCTATCAACAACTCTATCTTAGTGTTAGAAGATATTGTTGATAAAATAAAAGATATGTTTGTATATGTTAAATTGATCAACTACGGATTTACTACAAAAGATAAACAAAAAATCTTACCAGCACTTGATTTACAATAG
- a CDS encoding nucleotide exchange factor GrpE has protein sequence MENKQKDFGKDKNFTKKTEQSTNTETNQQNNPNHEIKKDLSIKKDLSIKDIKNDKVNELQIEITNLKKELETKKQSIKNLENQIQDLNKTLVIKVNDKAKEAQLRLDEKIKEYQIKFEKEVFEIKKYALKDKIVDLIDIINNFELAVNNSPNNPEIQNYLKGFAMFSSMFKNYLSDNGVKEIQINVNDEFDPNTMDPFETVEVKGTKPNLVTKVIKKGYKLHDRVVKHAVVQVSK, from the coding sequence ATGGAAAATAAACAAAAAGATTTTGGTAAAGACAAAAATTTTACAAAAAAAACAGAACAATCGACAAATACTGAAACAAATCAACAAAACAATCCAAATCATGAAATTAAAAAAGATTTAAGCATTAAAAAAGATTTAAGTATAAAAGATATTAAAAATGATAAAGTAAATGAACTACAAATAGAAATAACAAATCTAAAGAAAGAACTTGAAACAAAAAAGCAATCAATTAAAAACTTGGAAAACCAAATTCAAGATCTTAATAAAACTCTTGTAATTAAAGTAAACGACAAAGCTAAAGAAGCACAATTAAGACTTGATGAAAAAATTAAAGAATATCAAATAAAATTTGAAAAAGAAGTTTTTGAAATTAAAAAGTATGCTTTAAAAGACAAAATTGTTGATTTAATAGACATCATTAACAATTTTGAATTAGCAGTTAACAACTCACCTAATAATCCTGAAATTCAAAACTATTTAAAAGGTTTTGCAATGTTTAGTAGTATGTTTAAAAATTATCTTTCAGATAATGGAGTTAAAGAAATTCAAATTAATGTAAATGATGAATTTGACCCAAACACTATGGACCCTTTTGAAACTGTTGAAGTTAAAGGAACAAAACCTAATCTTGTAACTAAAGTTATTAAAAAAGGTTATAAACTTCATGATAGAGTTGTGAAGCATGCTGTAGTACAAGTTTCAAAATAA
- the ylqF gene encoding ribosome biogenesis GTPase YlqF, which produces MENKNNVINWFPGHMQKSMRLFSDEIKNIDFFIEVIDARAIKQSSNYELNQLFNNKIKITVAVKSDLVDVKKYTKLYPDIIFISIHNKNDRNRIINEIKNKCFQKINSLIKKGYVNYQLFGMVIGLPNVGKSSLINFILNKKHLVVQNKPGVTRKKQWTKVTDNIMLLDTPGVFFKKVENFDVGCILTMIKTVNFDVVDQYEVLKNFYFYVNNKYDNLINKHFEILENPNDFDFFISKLCEKKKFYNDKKNYDMHRCFLYLYNFLDDNKDMGIDFN; this is translated from the coding sequence ATGGAAAACAAAAATAATGTAATTAATTGGTTTCCAGGACATATGCAAAAATCTATGAGATTGTTTTCAGATGAAATCAAGAACATAGATTTTTTTATTGAAGTAATTGATGCTAGAGCAATTAAACAATCTTCAAATTATGAACTAAACCAATTGTTTAATAACAAAATAAAGATAACAGTAGCAGTTAAAAGTGATTTGGTTGATGTTAAAAAATATACTAAGTTGTATCCAGATATAATATTTATTTCTATACATAATAAAAATGATAGAAATAGAATTATTAATGAAATTAAAAATAAATGTTTTCAAAAAATAAATTCATTAATAAAAAAAGGTTATGTTAATTACCAATTATTTGGAATGGTAATTGGATTACCCAATGTTGGTAAATCATCTTTAATTAATTTTATTTTGAATAAAAAACATTTAGTTGTTCAAAATAAACCAGGGGTTACAAGAAAAAAACAGTGAACAAAAGTTACAGACAATATTATGTTATTAGATACTCCTGGAGTGTTTTTCAAAAAGGTAGAAAACTTTGATGTTGGTTGTATTTTAACAATGATTAAAACTGTTAATTTTGATGTTGTAGACCAGTATGAAGTTCTTAAGAATTTTTACTTTTATGTAAATAATAAATATGATAATTTAATCAATAAACATTTTGAAATCCTTGAAAATCCTAATGATTTTGATTTCTTTATTAGCAAACTTTGTGAAAAAAAGAAGTTTTATAATGACAAAAAAAATTATGACATGCACAGATGTTTTTTGTATTTATATAATTTTTTGGATGATAATAAAGATATGGGTATAGATTTTAATTAG
- a CDS encoding IS30 family transposase, whose translation MKTYKHLTKEERCLIYFLWNKEKYSMNKIAKILNKNKSTISRELKRNTSSTGIYYSSTAHKKYIRRKSNCHMFFMLKYKNFTDLFIQKFNPKSHGVEATIFWIKENYPLVKVPSARQVFRWINSKIWKIQRRDCLRRKYVKGKRRKIGIFSKIDGKYCIPYSLRPEKINNRKEFGHWEADLIVSKRQSGYYHLLTLVERKTRLAIIRKIKGKNARSMMAKMYTIIRDEKLPIKSITVDNGLEFQMMGITAKQFNFKVYYCQPYSSFQRGSNENINGIVRRWYKKGTDFSLVSEDKIKTLEWKVNNIPRKMFGYKTAYQMYQENI comes from the coding sequence ATGAAAACTTATAAACATTTAACAAAAGAAGAAAGATGCTTAATTTATTTTCTTTGAAATAAAGAAAAATATTCTATGAATAAGATTGCAAAAATCTTAAATAAAAACAAATCAACAATATCAAGAGAATTAAAAAGAAACACATCTTCAACAGGGATTTATTATTCATCAACTGCTCACAAAAAATACATTAGAAGAAAATCAAATTGTCATATGTTTTTTATGTTGAAGTACAAAAACTTCACAGATCTTTTTATTCAAAAATTTAATCCTAAATCTCATGGTGTAGAAGCTACAATTTTTTGAATAAAAGAAAACTATCCGTTAGTTAAAGTTCCAAGTGCTAGGCAAGTATTTAGATGAATCAATAGCAAGATTTGAAAGATACAAAGAAGAGATTGTTTAAGAAGAAAATATGTTAAAGGAAAAAGAAGAAAAATAGGTATATTTTCTAAAATTGATGGAAAATACTGCATTCCTTATAGTCTAAGACCAGAAAAGATAAACAATAGAAAAGAATTTGGACATTGAGAAGCTGATCTAATAGTTAGTAAAAGGCAAAGTGGTTATTACCACTTATTGACATTAGTGGAAAGAAAAACAAGGTTGGCAATTATTAGAAAAATAAAAGGGAAGAACGCTAGATCAATGATGGCTAAAATGTATACCATTATTCGAGATGAAAAACTCCCAATAAAAAGCATCACTGTTGATAATGGGTTAGAGTTTCAAATGATGGGAATAACTGCAAAACAATTCAACTTTAAAGTTTATTATTGCCAACCTTATTCTTCATTCCAAAGAGGGTCCAACGAGAACATAAATGGGATAGTTAGAAGATGATATAAAAAAGGAACTGACTTCAGTTTAGTAAGTGAAGATAAAATAAAAACTCTTGAATGAAAAGTAAACAACATCCCAAGAAAAATGTTTGGTTATAAAACAGCTTACCAAATGTATCAAGAAAATATTTAA
- a CDS encoding DUF3196 family protein translates to MSDIEKYYDEIIAKAEKLLEEKKYDDAIFLIEDELEAPYIPLDKQTILEDLLLQTKADKSYFSGLYDVENLDRKQLLNKVFENKKINPSALWLFFERYNSDLKDNEIDFFEDILISKTVSNEDKNSIFEMFICFGIDKNFRYHNQNIGETFNINPIETSLFEQIELYANTKKIIDDLASKEPSLLNFCYNILTLIYKYYFPSIPNYDYKELAKSIFGYMYNTLRGEKIKDDEITTLINKILQ, encoded by the coding sequence ATGTCAGATATTGAAAAATACTATGATGAAATAATTGCTAAAGCAGAAAAATTATTAGAAGAAAAAAAATATGATGATGCTATTTTTTTAATTGAAGATGAACTTGAAGCACCATATATTCCATTAGATAAACAAACAATCCTTGAAGACTTATTGCTGCAAACAAAAGCAGATAAAAGTTATTTTAGTGGTTTATACGATGTTGAAAATTTAGATAGAAAACAACTATTGAATAAAGTTTTTGAAAACAAAAAAATAAATCCCTCAGCTTTATGATTATTTTTTGAAAGATATAATAGTGATTTAAAAGACAATGAAATTGATTTTTTTGAAGATATATTAATTTCAAAAACTGTTTCTAATGAAGACAAAAATTCTATTTTTGAAATGTTTATTTGTTTTGGTATAGATAAAAATTTTAGATATCATAATCAAAACATTGGAGAAACATTTAATATAAATCCAATTGAAACAAGTTTGTTTGAACAAATTGAATTATATGCAAACACAAAAAAGATTATTGATGATTTAGCATCAAAAGAACCATCACTTTTAAATTTTTGTTACAACATATTAACATTAATATATAAATATTATTTTCCAAGTATTCCTAATTATGATTATAAAGAGTTAGCCAAATCTATATTTGGATATATGTATAACACTTTAAGGGGCGAAAAAATAAAAGATGATGAGATTACAACACTAATTAATAAAATCCTTCAATAA
- the dnaJ gene encoding molecular chaperone DnaJ, whose protein sequence is MSKRDYYEVLGISKNASESDIKRAFRKKAMEYHPDRNKAADAEEKFKEVNEAYEVLSDPNKKATYDRFGHDGLNSQGFHSQGFDPFDIFNQFFGGGMGDEDGYTNGFEDIFNAFSGFGGFGGFGRKQSQESVSANLLLNVSITFVESVLGTSKKIDYQINVDCKTCHGTGNTNEPDSVKTCETCKGQGFVFTRKRTMLGIVQSQSVCPDCHGEGKIVIKKCHDCKGQKYKKEKVTLNVEIPSGVNSGETLVVSGQGNLINGKKGDLFINIEVTPSKIFERKNNNIYVIAKVDPVQAIVGGEIDVPTPHGIKTIKIKAGTKNNDIITISGHGFKSNKRFGSNGDLFAVIELTSPKKYSQSELKELSKFAERTNDEIKKYLNEAKKEIK, encoded by the coding sequence ATGTCTAAAAGGGATTATTATGAAGTATTGGGAATAAGTAAAAACGCAAGTGAATCTGATATTAAAAGAGCTTTTAGAAAAAAAGCTATGGAATATCACCCAGATAGAAATAAGGCCGCTGACGCTGAAGAAAAATTTAAAGAAGTTAACGAAGCCTATGAAGTTTTGAGTGACCCAAACAAAAAAGCAACATATGATCGATTTGGCCATGATGGATTAAATTCTCAAGGTTTCCATTCACAAGGTTTTGATCCATTTGATATATTTAACCAATTCTTTGGTGGTGGTATGGGCGATGAAGATGGATATACTAACGGGTTTGAGGATATATTCAATGCCTTTAGCGGATTTGGTGGCTTTGGTGGATTTGGAAGAAAACAATCCCAAGAAAGCGTTAGCGCTAATTTATTATTAAATGTAAGCATTACCTTTGTAGAGTCAGTTCTTGGTACTAGTAAAAAAATTGATTACCAAATAAATGTTGATTGTAAAACTTGTCATGGTACTGGAAATACAAATGAACCAGATTCTGTAAAAACATGTGAAACTTGTAAGGGACAAGGGTTTGTATTCACAAGGAAAAGAACTATGCTTGGTATAGTTCAATCACAATCAGTTTGTCCAGATTGTCATGGTGAAGGTAAAATTGTAATTAAAAAATGTCATGATTGTAAAGGCCAAAAATATAAAAAAGAAAAAGTAACTTTAAATGTTGAAATTCCAAGTGGAGTAAATTCAGGTGAAACACTTGTTGTAAGTGGACAAGGGAATTTAATAAATGGTAAAAAAGGTGATCTATTTATTAATATAGAAGTAACTCCATCAAAAATATTTGAAAGAAAAAATAATAATATTTATGTAATAGCAAAAGTTGACCCAGTTCAAGCTATAGTTGGTGGAGAAATTGATGTTCCAACACCTCATGGAATTAAAACCATCAAAATAAAAGCTGGTACTAAAAATAATGATATTATTACAATTTCAGGTCATGGTTTTAAATCAAATAAGAGATTTGGAAGTAATGGTGATTTATTTGCGGTTATAGAATTAACAAGTCCTAAAAAATATAGCCAATCAGAATTAAAAGAATTATCTAAGTTTGCTGAAAGAACAAATGATGAAATAAAAAAATATTTAAATGAGGCTAAAAAGGAGATTAAGTAA
- a CDS encoding M20 metallopeptidase family protein: MKEKIQRLVSKYLPDAIKHRRYIHQNPELGFQEYNTTKYIKEVLEGYGFKDLKYAVQKSQTGIYFDIDSNKPGKTVMFRADIDALSLTELADVDYKSRNPGVAHMCGHDGHTASLLGVAAILNEMKDDFKGKVRILFQPAEEGPDPGGAYEIMQEGKVLEGVDNAFGFHTYGAGDFGKIYFKKGDFYSSFIDFKLTIKSVGGHCSEPHKCADPVFIASKLVVDFQSLISRLKNPNKGAVLAVGTLHSGSSENVIPVSAEMSGSIRVFDIEFGRKIVESIKELVRSTCSIYGAEYDWYFYEGYPPLNNDKALTEFVMEETKKLIGSNNVIELENAKYGVEDFSYYAQKVPSCYFQVGIHKENEPEPFHHSATFKWDDSVLAISMGVSVNMLIKYLNSN; encoded by the coding sequence ATGAAAGAAAAAATACAAAGATTGGTTTCCAAATATTTACCTGATGCTATAAAGCACAGAAGATATATTCATCAAAACCCAGAACTTGGTTTCCAAGAATACAATACAACAAAATATATCAAAGAGGTTTTAGAAGGCTATGGATTTAAAGATCTAAAATATGCTGTTCAAAAATCTCAAACTGGTATTTATTTTGATATTGATTCAAATAAACCAGGAAAAACGGTTATGTTTAGAGCAGACATTGATGCTTTATCATTAACTGAATTAGCAGATGTAGATTATAAATCTAGAAATCCTGGAGTTGCACACATGTGTGGACATGATGGTCATACTGCTAGTTTATTAGGAGTTGCAGCAATTCTTAATGAAATGAAAGATGACTTTAAAGGAAAGGTTAGAATTTTATTCCAACCAGCAGAAGAAGGTCCAGACCCTGGTGGTGCTTATGAAATTATGCAAGAAGGAAAAGTTCTTGAAGGTGTTGATAATGCTTTTGGTTTCCATACATATGGAGCTGGTGATTTTGGAAAAATTTATTTTAAAAAAGGTGATTTTTACTCATCATTTATTGATTTTAAATTAACAATTAAATCAGTTGGTGGTCACTGTTCTGAACCTCACAAATGTGCTGACCCAGTATTTATTGCATCTAAACTTGTAGTTGATTTTCAATCATTAATTTCAAGACTTAAAAATCCAAATAAAGGTGCTGTATTAGCTGTTGGTACTTTGCACTCTGGTTCAAGTGAAAACGTAATTCCAGTATCAGCTGAAATGAGCGGTTCAATTAGAGTGTTTGATATTGAGTTTGGTAGAAAAATTGTTGAGTCTATTAAAGAATTGGTAAGATCAACATGTTCAATATATGGTGCTGAATATGATTGGTATTTCTATGAAGGATATCCTCCTTTAAACAATGACAAAGCATTAACTGAATTTGTTATGGAAGAAACTAAAAAATTAATTGGTTCAAACAATGTTATTGAACTTGAAAATGCAAAATATGGTGTTGAAGATTTTTCATACTATGCACAAAAAGTTCCATCATGTTATTTCCAAGTAGGAATTCATAAAGAAAATGAACCAGAACCATTCCACCATTCAGCAACATTTAAATGAGACGACTCAGTTTTAGCTATAAGTATGGGTGTTTCAGTTAATATGTTAATTAAATATTTAAATTCTAATTAA